One bacterium genomic region harbors:
- the purL gene encoding phosphoribosylformylglycinamidine synthase subunit PurL: MWKIEIKKKKDTTENEALKKSISEYGIKIKDCETSYIYYVSGNILAPTVEKIAKNLLADNIVEYYEIISSDTPQPPNPDKTCHSIEVAYKPGVMDPVTESTIKAIRDIGIMSVSSVQTGKKYILHGNLTPKELTLITNKLLLNHTIQRTITSMKDLEVPSPTYNFSLVEIELVNATPDRLARISAQYTFTLAEIYAIQKHFQSLGRNPTDIELETISQTWSEHCIHKTFKSNISLNDNPVKPLFTLIKEVTENLSPDWCVSVFEDNAGIIKFNDKYNLCFKVETHNHPSAIEPYGGAGTGTGGVIRDILGTGLGAKPIMNTDIFCFAEPDFPSEHLPQGTLHPSKTMKGVISGVRDYGNRMGIPTTNGAVLFDNRYLGNPLVYCGTVGLIPKDKCKKTTVPGDLIVLLGGKTGRDGIHGVTFASVELTEKSEELSSGAVQIGNPITEKKVTDVLLKARDLDLYRDITDCGGGGLSSAIGEMAKKHGAEVDLDKIPLKYSGLSYREIWISEAQERMVIFVPRSKINSLLKLCFSESLEATVIGKVTNDNSLLLKYLGNTVADINMEFLHKGVPLNTKSAKWTAPKGVNFNEPKIRERADLSSQLCALLSMWNVCSKEWIIRQYDHEVQGGTVCKSIMGNGAPTDASVIRPLLNSEKGTVVGCGINPKYGDVDPYWMAASAVDEAIRNVVAVGANPDKIALLDNFCWGNPDKPDVLGSLTRAVQGCCDMAKAYSAPFISGKDSLYNEYRVGAKTTAIPGTLLISAIGIIDNVNNAVSSDIKEPDNSIYIIGKTYDELGGSHYYASQDAIGNKAPKVRPNPTLLKKLHQAMTSGFIKSCHDCSEGGIGVACAEMCFGNDIGMKINLGKVVLGEEISSNTKILFSESNTRFVVEVQKKYEQKFEELLKGCDFSKIGISIKKPELEVIGLNKTTVVKTAITKLKEAWQAPIKTHTAQFKAQLPETRKINYSSGSKANVIILRTAGTNCDMETAYAFEKVGAKTKLVHINELLYQGKKIKDYDILVLPGGFSYGDDISAGKILANELQHRLSDELNKFVSDKKLVIGICNGFQILVKLGLLPYGKLGEQTITLTNNTSGLFQCEWVNLVAPDSRCIFTKGIKELDLPIAHAEGKFVGADKIIKDLQKNKQIALQYKSYNPNGSMNKIAGICDQSGRIFGLMPHPERFISNTQHPYWNRNKNIEPLGLRIFLNAVKYV; the protein is encoded by the coding sequence ATGTGGAAAATAGAAATTAAGAAGAAGAAAGATACAACAGAAAACGAAGCGCTTAAAAAATCCATTTCTGAGTATGGAATTAAAATCAAAGACTGTGAGACTAGTTATATTTATTATGTTTCGGGTAATATTTTAGCTCCTACTGTAGAAAAAATAGCCAAAAATCTGCTTGCGGATAATATAGTTGAATATTACGAAATAATATCTTCCGACACTCCACAGCCACCCAATCCTGACAAAACGTGCCACAGCATAGAAGTTGCATATAAGCCCGGTGTTATGGACCCCGTAACGGAAAGCACAATAAAAGCCATCAGGGATATCGGCATTATGAGCGTATCAAGCGTCCAGACAGGCAAAAAATACATACTCCACGGGAACCTTACACCCAAAGAATTAACCCTTATAACGAACAAATTGCTTCTTAATCACACCATCCAACGCACCATAACGTCTATGAAAGATTTGGAAGTCCCCAGTCCTACTTACAATTTCAGCCTTGTTGAAATAGAACTCGTAAACGCAACCCCTGATAGGCTCGCCAGAATCAGCGCTCAATACACGTTTACGCTTGCCGAAATTTATGCGATACAAAAACATTTCCAGTCCCTTGGGCGTAACCCCACGGACATAGAACTTGAAACTATTTCACAAACATGGTCGGAACACTGCATTCACAAAACATTTAAATCAAATATTTCCTTAAACGATAATCCCGTCAAACCACTTTTCACTCTTATCAAAGAGGTAACAGAAAATCTATCTCCTGACTGGTGCGTATCGGTTTTTGAAGATAACGCCGGGATAATAAAATTTAACGATAAATACAACCTGTGTTTCAAAGTAGAAACCCACAATCATCCTTCTGCAATTGAACCTTACGGTGGAGCAGGAACAGGAACCGGCGGAGTCATAAGAGATATTCTTGGCACGGGACTTGGCGCAAAACCCATTATGAATACGGATATCTTCTGCTTTGCCGAACCCGACTTTCCTTCGGAACATTTACCTCAAGGCACTCTACACCCGTCAAAAACCATGAAAGGCGTAATTTCCGGTGTCCGTGACTACGGCAATAGAATGGGAATTCCGACTACAAACGGAGCCGTTTTATTTGATAACCGTTACCTGGGAAATCCTTTGGTATATTGCGGAACGGTTGGTTTAATACCAAAAGACAAATGCAAAAAAACTACCGTGCCCGGCGATTTAATCGTACTCCTGGGCGGAAAAACCGGCAGGGACGGCATACACGGCGTGACGTTTGCTTCGGTTGAACTGACCGAAAAGTCCGAAGAACTTTCTTCCGGCGCAGTGCAAATCGGAAACCCGATAACCGAAAAGAAAGTAACTGACGTACTGCTAAAAGCAAGAGATCTTGACTTGTACCGCGACATTACGGATTGCGGAGGAGGAGGATTGTCTTCTGCGATAGGAGAAATGGCAAAAAAACACGGCGCAGAAGTAGACCTGGATAAAATACCTTTAAAGTATTCGGGTTTGTCTTATCGTGAAATATGGATATCCGAAGCACAGGAAAGGATGGTCATTTTCGTTCCACGTTCAAAAATAAACAGCTTATTAAAACTATGTTTTTCCGAATCGTTAGAAGCAACTGTAATTGGCAAAGTTACGAATGATAATTCCCTGTTGCTTAAATATTTAGGCAATACTGTAGCCGACATAAATATGGAATTCCTTCACAAAGGAGTCCCGTTAAATACAAAATCTGCCAAATGGACAGCCCCAAAAGGAGTTAATTTTAACGAGCCAAAAATAAGAGAACGCGCAGACTTATCTTCTCAATTGTGCGCTTTGCTTTCAATGTGGAATGTTTGCAGTAAAGAATGGATTATTCGCCAGTACGACCACGAAGTCCAAGGGGGAACGGTTTGCAAATCAATAATGGGTAACGGAGCTCCGACGGATGCCTCCGTTATAAGACCTTTATTAAATTCGGAAAAAGGAACCGTAGTCGGCTGCGGAATTAACCCTAAATATGGCGACGTTGATCCCTATTGGATGGCGGCGTCTGCCGTAGATGAAGCAATAAGAAACGTCGTGGCAGTTGGCGCAAATCCCGACAAAATAGCATTATTAGATAATTTTTGCTGGGGAAACCCCGACAAACCCGATGTGCTTGGCTCCCTCACAAGAGCAGTCCAGGGATGCTGTGATATGGCAAAAGCTTATTCGGCGCCGTTTATATCAGGCAAAGACTCTTTATATAATGAATACAGGGTAGGCGCCAAAACAACTGCAATTCCCGGGACTTTACTTATATCGGCGATTGGAATAATCGATAACGTAAACAATGCCGTCTCTTCGGATATTAAAGAACCGGACAATTCAATATATATAATTGGCAAGACTTACGATGAACTTGGCGGTTCTCATTACTATGCTTCTCAAGACGCTATCGGAAACAAAGCGCCAAAGGTTCGTCCTAATCCAACACTTTTGAAAAAATTACATCAAGCAATGACTTCAGGTTTTATAAAATCCTGTCACGATTGTTCTGAAGGCGGTATCGGAGTGGCGTGCGCGGAAATGTGTTTCGGAAACGACATCGGGATGAAAATAAATCTTGGCAAAGTAGTTTTGGGAGAAGAAATCTCAAGTAATACGAAAATATTATTCTCTGAATCTAACACAAGATTTGTTGTTGAAGTACAAAAGAAATATGAACAAAAATTTGAAGAGTTACTAAAAGGGTGCGATTTTAGCAAAATCGGAATTTCAATCAAAAAGCCGGAATTGGAAGTAATCGGCTTAAATAAAACCACGGTTGTCAAAACTGCAATCACTAAACTAAAAGAAGCGTGGCAAGCCCCGATTAAAACGCATACTGCCCAGTTCAAGGCTCAACTCCCCGAAACCCGCAAAATAAATTATTCTTCCGGAAGCAAGGCAAACGTAATAATTCTACGGACTGCGGGAACTAACTGCGATATGGAAACGGCTTATGCTTTTGAAAAAGTCGGCGCAAAAACTAAATTAGTACATATAAACGAATTGTTATACCAGGGGAAAAAGATAAAAGATTATGACATTCTGGTTCTCCCCGGCGGATTTTCTTACGGGGATGATATTTCTGCAGGCAAAATCCTTGCAAATGAATTACAACACAGACTAAGCGATGAGCTTAACAAGTTTGTATCCGATAAAAAACTTGTGATTGGAATATGCAATGGATTCCAAATATTGGTAAAACTCGGGCTTTTGCCTTATGGAAAATTAGGCGAACAAACTATTACTCTTACGAATAATACTTCCGGGCTTTTCCAATGTGAATGGGTTAATCTTGTAGCCCCCGACAGTCGTTGTATATTTACCAAAGGGATAAAAGAGCTGGACTTGCCGATTGCTCACGCCGAAGGAAAGTTTGTCGGCGCAGACAAGATAATAAAAGATTTACAAAAGAATAAGCAAATTGCGTTACAGTATAAATCTTACAATCCAAACGGCTCAATGAATAAAATTGCGGGAATTTGCGACCAGAGTGGAAGAATATTCGGATTGATGCCTCACCCGGAAAGGTTTATATCTAATACCCAGCACCCGTATTGGAACAGGAATAAAAACATTGAACCGCTCGGCTTAAGAATATTCCTTAACGCAGTTAAATACGTGTAG
- a CDS encoding T9SS type A sorting domain-containing protein → MKNFVSVVSLLFITSAIHSSTWTRTFDDGGYSAGTDVIVSKDSCYVVLGYTVYNSKYNVWLLKVSRDGILIWEKRFGSSYDEYGYSIDTTYDGGYIISGTIAYDGINGQGVLLIRTDDSGDTLWTRTFNLSADDRGYCVRQTMDSGYIVEGRAYTSSCGDMLLLKTDKNGNTIWTKKFTRCSWYYGGGVCETPDSNYIAVGTYNNNKSGVMSLFSVSTDNKGDTLWSKLIWAGGSYVYGQSIRQTLDNNYIISVAAKNYVWLFKINSNGNILWDKTIPGGNYGESSVCPTNDSGYIFVDGANLIKTDKIGTVQWINPFLSTGNAVKETHDNGYIIAGTIYRYTPYYHTALYLIRADPSEAIEENTYSISDKFFSISPNPASAYATIKYSLPNKTNVSLRIFDLTGRLVKKLYSGEQVAGTNNVSLKSSELSKGIYFVTLQTNSGTKTQKLTILR, encoded by the coding sequence ATGAAAAATTTTGTATCGGTAGTAAGTTTACTTTTCATCACGAGTGCAATTCATTCTTCTACATGGACAAGAACATTTGATGACGGTGGATATTCTGCCGGGACTGATGTAATAGTATCAAAAGATAGTTGTTATGTTGTGCTTGGATACACTGTATACAACTCAAAATATAATGTATGGTTATTAAAAGTAAGCAGGGATGGGATTCTTATCTGGGAGAAAAGATTCGGCAGTTCCTATGATGAATATGGGTATTCAATAGATACTACTTATGACGGGGGATATATAATAAGCGGAACAATCGCTTATGACGGAATAAATGGGCAAGGGGTCTTGCTTATAAGAACTGATGACAGTGGAGATACTTTATGGACAAGAACTTTTAATCTAAGCGCCGACGATAGGGGATATTGTGTGAGACAAACTATGGATTCCGGTTATATTGTAGAAGGACGCGCATATACTTCGTCCTGTGGAGATATGTTATTACTAAAAACAGACAAAAATGGGAATACTATATGGACGAAAAAATTTACTCGTTGCAGTTGGTACTACGGAGGAGGGGTTTGTGAAACACCTGATAGTAACTATATAGCAGTTGGCACATATAATAATAATAAAAGTGGTGTAATGTCCTTATTTTCCGTAAGCACAGATAATAAAGGAGATACTTTATGGTCTAAATTGATTTGGGCGGGAGGAAGCTATGTTTATGGCCAAAGCATCCGACAAACATTAGACAACAATTATATCATTTCCGTCGCTGCCAAGAATTATGTATGGCTGTTTAAAATAAATTCAAATGGGAATATACTCTGGGATAAAACAATACCCGGAGGAAATTATGGCGAAAGCTCTGTATGTCCTACAAACGATAGTGGGTATATTTTTGTAGACGGAGCGAACTTAATCAAAACCGATAAAATAGGAACGGTTCAATGGATTAATCCTTTTCTCAGCACAGGTAATGCAGTTAAAGAAACTCATGATAATGGTTATATTATAGCCGGTACAATCTATCGTTATACTCCTTATTACCACACCGCCCTTTATCTAATAAGGGCAGACCCTTCTGAAGCGATAGAAGAAAATACTTACTCAATTTCTGATAAATTTTTCTCCATATCCCCTAACCCTGCTTCTGCATATGCGACTATAAAATACAGCCTTCCTAACAAGACGAATGTTTCTTTGCGAATATTTGACCTGACGGGGAGATTAGTCAAAAAGCTTTACTCCGGCGAGCAAGTCGCAGGAACCAATAATGTGTCTTTGAAATCTTCCGAGTTAAGTAAAGGTATATATTTTGTAACGCTACAAACAAACTCCGGAACAAAAACACAAAAACTGACAATCCTGCGGTAA
- a CDS encoding T9SS type A sorting domain-containing protein — protein MNKTISFCIFALFISTNVYSYTWTRTLGGAGNDCGYSICFSRDSGYVLAGYTESQGAGMTDGWLIKTDTFGIPIWNKTFGGTDSDFIYSVTKTMDSGYIMTGYTKSFGSGESDVWIIKTDANGDTIWTRTYGDSNNECAYSIINAIDSGYVAIGTRNSGKYAWLLKVNTNGDTLWTKTFQSYGCGRCVQAIYDTYYNGYIITGYSDSLVYAKTASWLIRTDANGDTLWTKAFGTYNCRLYSVSQTKDSRYVMTGTYSYTDNALWVVEADLSGNEIPNYTAWGIIGTGYSIAETNSGDCIIVGSGNTATYVPDPWYNEYTNAFEGCYADSDGAIIVKTNTDYGDYGDRLGYFGGKYANGAYSFLQTPDGAYIMLGYTDSYGEGKRDLWLIRTEENKWEGRPPAIEENSSDKNSFPTICVSPNPFINSTTISFTVPSITLTTDHCPLVTVRLYDISGREKMRLFEGNIKTKNTLTLNTSSLTSGKYFLKMEADGKKIIKGITIVK, from the coding sequence ATGAATAAAACAATTTCTTTTTGTATCTTTGCTCTTTTTATCTCCACCAATGTCTATTCCTACACATGGACAAGAACGCTTGGTGGCGCCGGCAATGATTGCGGATACTCCATATGTTTTTCCCGGGACAGCGGATATGTTTTAGCCGGTTATACGGAATCTCAGGGTGCCGGAATGACGGATGGATGGCTTATAAAAACGGATACTTTCGGGATACCTATATGGAACAAAACGTTCGGAGGAACGGATTCCGATTTTATATACTCGGTTACGAAAACTATGGACAGCGGATATATTATGACCGGATACACAAAATCTTTTGGGAGCGGGGAAAGCGATGTTTGGATTATAAAAACGGATGCAAATGGAGATACAATTTGGACAAGAACTTACGGCGATTCAAATAACGAATGCGCTTATTCCATTATAAACGCTATAGACAGCGGATATGTTGCAATCGGGACAAGAAACTCGGGGAAATACGCATGGCTTTTAAAAGTCAATACGAATGGCGATACTTTGTGGACAAAAACATTTCAGAGTTATGGTTGCGGAAGGTGTGTTCAAGCGATTTATGATACGTATTATAACGGATACATTATAACGGGATACTCTGATTCTCTTGTATACGCCAAGACAGCTTCATGGTTGATAAGAACAGATGCGAATGGAGATACGCTCTGGACAAAAGCATTTGGTACGTATAATTGTCGTCTGTACTCTGTGAGTCAGACTAAAGATAGCAGATATGTTATGACAGGCACCTACAGTTATACAGATAATGCACTATGGGTTGTGGAAGCTGATTTGTCAGGGAACGAAATTCCAAATTATACAGCCTGGGGTATTATTGGAACGGGCTACTCTATTGCGGAAACAAATAGCGGGGATTGTATTATAGTAGGTTCCGGGAATACCGCAACATACGTTCCTGATCCATGGTATAATGAATATACTAATGCTTTTGAAGGATGTTATGCTGATTCCGATGGAGCCATAATCGTAAAAACTAATACAGATTATGGTGATTATGGAGATAGATTAGGATATTTCGGTGGCAAATATGCAAATGGCGCATATTCTTTTTTGCAAACTCCTGATGGTGCATATATTATGCTTGGTTATACCGATTCCTATGGCGAAGGGAAAAGAGATTTATGGCTTATAAGAACGGAAGAGAACAAATGGGAAGGGAGACCTCCTGCAATCGAAGAGAACTCTTCCGATAAAAATTCTTTTCCAACAATATGTGTATCTCCAAATCCTTTTATTAACTCAACAACTATCAGCTTTACCGTTCCAAGTATAACGCTGACCACCGACCACTGTCCACTGGTCACGGTTCGTCTTTATGATATTTCAGGCAGGGAAAAAATGCGTTTGTTCGAAGGTAATATAAAAACAAAAAATACGTTAACTTTGAATACAAGCTCTCTTACATCAGGGAAGTATTTTTTGAAAATGGAAGCGGATGGGAAGAAGATAATAAAAGGAATAACTATAGTAAAATAA
- a CDS encoding clostripain-related cysteine peptidase translates to MCKTFLVLLFIVGCFSTEASVVSLSRRQAGEQKLIGYNYKISATKPFVVKETKSQTDTLTPDLLPPFYCWDGDYASYRIEYEATQFIPERPCSVMAIINGVISDTTASKQCSLFIWRDFSNKPGVRLFSMDALVTADSAGVFFSIYPLSVPVYATGPFWVGDYEGDSLMPTTAFDSVRSLSSAFSIDSFGWNEDNVDYFHGAIVKYDTFTIPIDKKWTILVFMNGDNDLESYAIEDINEMERGIDTSKYTVVAEVDRIPGYDSSNGNWTSTRRYLITPDNNTDNIIRSELKADLGEVNMGDQKAIADFVRWGVLNYPSDNYALAIWNHGNGWYKGAKISPLKGISGDETDGDYIGVANGEYALVMDSVKNILEKRLEILANDACCMGMQEVAYEIQNYADYVVFSEYTIPAEGYPYDEILKWLNDNYSATPEELANIMVDKYIASYSAGDQVTLSSVVLNEKISHLSECINNFAIALIQAGGRSNAEIDSARLGTEEYFGYPNAHIDIYDFASRIKGQSGLPVGVKNWADSVMNAVDSAVARRGQINCAGSHGIAIYYPYNISDIDTTYTQLAFTKDLPKWWDFINGDTIGVTENTSLPCNLALFMPMPNPVFAYTTIRYCLPKKANISLRVFDLTGRLVKTLYSGEQIAGTHNASLKSSELSKGIYFVTLKTAFITKTQKLTILR, encoded by the coding sequence ATGTGTAAAACGTTTTTGGTATTGCTTTTTATTGTTGGCTGCTTTTCTACAGAGGCGTCAGTCGTTTCCCTTTCTCGTCGGCAGGCCGGCGAACAAAAGCTTATCGGATACAACTACAAAATAAGCGCGACAAAACCATTTGTTGTAAAAGAAACAAAGAGTCAAACGGATACTTTAACGCCCGATTTGTTGCCGCCATTTTATTGTTGGGATGGAGATTATGCAAGCTATAGAATAGAATATGAAGCAACTCAATTCATCCCGGAAAGACCCTGCTCGGTAATGGCGATAATTAACGGAGTAATAAGTGATACAACGGCTTCAAAACAATGTAGTTTGTTTATTTGGAGAGATTTTTCTAATAAGCCGGGAGTGAGGTTATTTAGTATGGATGCATTGGTGACGGCTGATTCGGCGGGAGTCTTTTTTAGCATATACCCATTATCTGTTCCCGTATATGCGACTGGACCGTTCTGGGTTGGCGATTATGAAGGAGATTCGTTGATGCCGACGACTGCTTTTGATTCGGTGCGGAGCTTGTCATCAGCGTTTAGCATAGATAGTTTTGGCTGGAACGAAGACAATGTAGATTATTTTCACGGGGCGATTGTTAAATATGATACATTTACCATTCCGATAGATAAAAAATGGACAATTCTTGTTTTTATGAATGGGGATAACGATTTAGAATCTTATGCGATAGAAGATATAAACGAAATGGAAAGGGGCATAGATACTTCAAAATACACGGTGGTGGCAGAAGTGGACAGAATTCCCGGATACGATAGTTCTAACGGGAATTGGACTTCTACCCGCAGATATCTTATAACGCCGGACAACAATACCGATAACATAATTCGTTCAGAACTTAAGGCAGATTTGGGAGAAGTAAATATGGGAGACCAAAAAGCAATCGCCGATTTTGTAAGATGGGGCGTTCTTAATTACCCGTCAGACAACTATGCGCTTGCCATATGGAATCACGGAAATGGCTGGTATAAAGGTGCGAAAATATCTCCCTTAAAAGGTATAAGTGGTGATGAAACAGATGGCGATTACATAGGTGTGGCAAACGGAGAATATGCATTGGTAATGGATAGCGTGAAAAACATCCTGGAAAAAAGGTTGGAGATTCTCGCAAATGATGCTTGTTGTATGGGAATGCAGGAAGTGGCGTATGAAATACAAAACTATGCGGATTATGTAGTGTTTTCAGAGTATACAATCCCGGCAGAAGGGTATCCTTACGATGAAATACTGAAATGGTTGAATGACAATTATTCTGCTACTCCTGAAGAATTGGCAAACATAATGGTTGATAAATATATTGCTTCTTATAGCGCCGGCGATCAGGTGACTCTTTCTTCAGTTGTTTTAAATGAGAAAATTTCCCACCTGTCAGAATGTATAAACAATTTTGCGATAGCCCTTATACAGGCAGGAGGCAGAAGCAACGCCGAAATAGATTCCGCGAGATTGGGCACGGAAGAATATTTTGGATATCCGAATGCGCATATAGATATATATGATTTTGCAAGCCGTATCAAAGGACAATCCGGCTTGCCGGTAGGAGTAAAAAACTGGGCTGATTCCGTAATGAATGCGGTAGATTCTGCCGTTGCAAGAAGGGGACAAATTAATTGTGCCGGTTCTCACGGGATAGCTATTTATTATCCTTATAATATAAGCGATATAGACACTACGTATACACAATTAGCTTTTACTAAAGACTTGCCAAAATGGTGGGACTTTATAAATGGAGATACGATTGGCGTAACAGAAAATACGAGTTTACCTTGTAATCTTGCTTTATTTATGCCAATGCCTAACCCTGTTTTTGCATATACAACAATCAGATACTGTCTTCCCAAGAAGGCTAATATATCTTTACGAGTATTTGATCTGACGGGGAGATTAGTCAAAACTCTTTACTCAGGCGAACAAATTGCAGGAACCCATAATGCATCTTTAAAATCTTCCGAATTAAGCAAAGGCATATATTTTGTAACATTGAAAACAGCCTTCATAACAAAAACACAAAAACTAACAATACTGCGGTAA